From Drosophila yakuba strain Tai18E2 chromosome 2L, Prin_Dyak_Tai18E2_2.1, whole genome shotgun sequence, one genomic window encodes:
- the LOC6528012 gene encoding nicalin, with amino-acid sequence MNEADSFAEIFRGGLPHCLLIVFSMLLICSPVMPSEFEVISMSKYDLNGQHYGSRVSAISLEARSLYSWNTSRHCVLTRLTDLSIHDFDKLRQGAGGLILMLPSNILNLDLEAKELITILEQSMLTHTAAVPIYFAPYNKDLEKIIDDITYTTTDSPGQNQTALAQLVVTVSANRYHINVGGGSIAANKNSKIPIIHGELIPNQLALKPTESVADGQKLPVILITANLKTFGIYNDYPVNADAAVLLVLMELFSKLHYTSSMAPKYRLRFLLSDAGVLLNFQGSKKWLEVDDNALQNVEFVLCLDTISESLSYTTENALYMHVSKPPKDKTSISNFFKLLKSSAEKYSNGLAVEGVHKKINLADTKLAWEHERFSIKRYPSFTLSSVKSPRSPIRTTIFKNDESRLVEHTLNTTRIIAEALASFMYKVDQSSSIFEGQLAIKEENIRPYFGVKSILHNNDVKDAFEKYLNNVKIIYDKPDGRDPEFMFYNENEVKLNVYRVKPAIFDLFLTFVIGAYLMAVFLAIQYFPRFYDEVSKLTKEEPAGQFNGHSSERLRMKSH; translated from the exons atgAATGAAGCGGACAGTTTTGCGGAAATATTCAGGGGCGGCTTACCCCACTGCCTTCTTATTGTGTTTTCCATGCTGTTAATATGCTCACCGGTAATGCCGAGCGAATTCGAGGTTATTTCCATGTCCAAATACGATCTAAATGGACAGCATTATG GAAGCCGCGTTTCTGCAATATCCCTTGAAGCGAGATCTCTGTACTCGTGGAATACTTCTAGGCACTGTGTCCTCACACG ATTAACGGACTTGTCAATCCATGATTTCGATAAATTACGGCAAGGTGCAGGAGGTCTAATTCTCATGTTGCCGTCGAATATATTGAATCTGGATCTAGAAGCCAAAGAACTTATAACTATTTTGGAGCAATCAATGCTGACCCACACAGCTGCGGTTCCCATTTACTTTGCTCCGTACAACAAAGATTTGGAAAAGATCATCGATGATATAACGTATACGACTACGGATAGTCCGGGTCAAAATCAAACGGCATTGGCTCAATTGGTTGTAACCGTCTCGGCCAACAGATATCATATAAATGTCGGCGGCGGCAGCATTGCGGCTAATAAGAATAGCAAAATTCCCATTATCCATGGCGAACTGATACCCAATCAATTGGCCCTGAAACCCACGGAATCTGTTGCAGATGGACAGAAACTTCCCGTCATCTTGATAACCGCGAATCTGAAAACCTTTGGTATATATAAT GATTACCCGGTGAATGCTGATGCTGCAGTTTTGCTGGTGCTGATGGAGTTGTTCAGTAAATTGCACTATACCTCCAGTATGGCACCCAAGTACCGTCTACGATTTTTGCTTTCGGACGCAGGCGTCCTACTGAACTTCCAGGGCTCCAAGAAGTGGCTCGAGGTTGATGATAATGCGCTGCAG AACGTTGAGTTTGTGCTTTGTTTGGACACCATTAGCGAAAGCTTATCCTACACAACAGAAAACGCTTTGTACATGCATGTCTCTAAGCCCCCCAAGGATAAGACTTCTATCAGCAACTTCTTCAAACTCTTGAAATCATCAGCTGAAAAGTATTCGAATGGTCTGGCCGTCGAGGGTGTGCATAAGAAGATTAACCTGGCAGACACCAAACTGGCTTGGGAGCACGAGCGGTTCAGCATAAAGCGCTATCCTTCATTCACCCTATCGTCTGTAAAGAGTCCTCGTAGCCCCATCCGGACAACCATTTTCAAAAACGACGAAAGTCGTCTTGTAGAACACACTCTCAACACGACGCGAATTATTGCGGAGGCTTTGGCTAGTTTTATGTACAAAGTGGATCAAAGCTCCAGCATTTTTGAGGGACAGTTG GCTATTAAGGAAGAAAACATCCGGCCATACTTTGGAGTTAAATCCATTTTGCATAATAACGACGTGAAGGATGCTTTCGAAAAGTATCTTAACAATGTTAAGATCATCTACGATAAGCCCGACGGCAGAGACCCAGAATTTATGTTCTATAACGAGAACGAGGTGAAACTGAATGTTTATAGAGTTAAACCGGCGATCTTTGATCTCTTCCTAACTTTCGTCATTGGCGCCTACCTAATGGCTGTATTCCTCGCCATACAATATTTCCCCCGATTTTACGATGAAGTTTCCAAGCTAACGAAAGAGGAGCCCGCGGGACAATTCAATGGACACTCTTCTGAGCGACTCAGAATGAAATCACATTAG
- the LOC6528013 gene encoding proteoglycan 4 yields MSWNKRNTSHISIYNYPEHLNPFYEDDNHKRLRFFGFSKKKNENGRHSLSIGNLQELWKSYSFRKKKSSTLGINKTSESPPTLRRDLNDNSYMNSRVFRGDRHTSLQDIDRRRESDSLSSNGMFFNRNDRYRSTTQFSGYPSTNNQSIRLSQSSLASSNPFESQPESCPSSPMSSRRYRKKRRAPPPPKLVVQDYLATKDIESLASEIDAFVNNRKESLIKQEVVEVVSKSNEPTILITAPISDSEPNPSTSRAPPTFSVRQSNGYGTAIDKEKVTISECDNNTNTCTSPKPECNGTVHIKQTIKPETPNTPLQIRKVRTPNTAGQPTPCTSKTPECIASVHIEHSSEHISVCSEQKPNNDVNQVIKKPNGAIPVGITEEPLVVKETPKTAEPPKYAEIAKQTVVLVDPEDSSGASTSKTQQSIANEHAKLPAECETLSTDPEPDDNAYVEERKTNSFGTVKQISQIFEENITSSSGSSQVPKKEVLPTNGAISKKTENHVVSNVIQPIPAETSDVLQIREEFELENNVRYRERPTSERYRSSISAERESNSTPTPRMRKKKSIKEVLESISRNQKILNESAAKGTKVYLTPTYAENNYNYPNELNNVNNRSSKEVTSANISVSTTDTNELPSQSNLFINKISKFKGQFRESSPTSSNLDWNPLPKPSRAHNSASSNFNNGSC; encoded by the exons ATGAGTTGGAACAAGAGGAACACTAGTCACATATCCATATACAACTACCCGGAGCATCTAAATCCATTCTACGAAGATGACAATCACAAACGCCTCAGATTTTTTGGGTTCAGCAAAAAGAAGAACGAAAATGGCAGACATAGTCTGTCGATTGGAAACCTGCAAGAATTGTG GAAATCGTATTCTTTTCGTAAGAAGAAGTCTTCAACGTTAGGCATAAACAAAACATCGGAGAGCCCGCCCACTCTTAGACGAGATCTAAACGATAA TTCCTATATGAACTCTAGAGTTTTCCGCGGCGACCGTCACACATCCCTGCAAGATATTGATAGACGACGGGAG TCGGACTCATTGTCCTCAAATGGGATGTTCTTCAACCGGAATGATCGGTACAGAAGTACAACGCAGTTTTCCGGATATCCCTCGACAAACAATCAGAGTATAAG ATTATCGCAATCTAGTCTAGCCAGCTCCAATCCCTTCGAGTCGCAGCCGGAGTCCTGTCCTAGTTCCCCGATGAGCAGTCGAAGATATCGTAAGAAGAGGAGAGCTCCGCCGCCGCCAAAACTAGTG GTCCAAGATTACCTAGCTACCAAAGACATTGAGTCTCTTGCCTCTGAAATTGACGCGTTTGTTAACAACCGAAAAGAAtctttaataaaacaagaagTTGTCGAGGTGGTCTCCAAATCAAATGAACCAACAATTTTGATTACTGCACCAATCTCCGATAGCGAACCTAACCCCAGCACATCCAGAGCACCACCAACCTTCAGTGTCAGGCAATCCAATGGATACGGCACGGCCATTGATAAGGAAAAGGTCACTATCTCCGAATGCGATAACAATACTAATACCTGCACCTCCCCAAAACCGGAATGTAATGGCACCGTGCACATAAAACAGACCATTAAACCCGAAACACCTAACACACCTCTTCAGATACGAAAAGTCCGCACACCTAATACTGCTGGCCAGCCCACTCCCTGCACCTCCAAAACTCCCGAGTGCATCGCCAGCGTCCACATAGAGCACTCTTCTGAACACATATCAGTGTGCTCCGAACAGAAGCCCAATAACGATGTGAACCAAGTCATCAAAAAGCCAAATGGTGCCATACCTGTCGGCATCACAGAAGAGCCCTTAGTTGTTAAGGAAACTCCAAAGACGGCAGAACCTCCGAAATATGCTGAGATTGCCAAGCAAACGGTCGTCTTGGTGGATCCCGAAGACAGTAGTGGCGCCTCCACATCCAAAACACAACAGTCCATTGCCAATGAACATGCTAAGCTGCCCGCTGAATGCGAAACTTTGAGCACAGATCCTGAGCCAGATGATAACGCGTATGTGGAAGAAAGGAAAACCAATTCATTCGGCACGGTCAAAcaaatttcacagattttcGAAGAGAACATTACTAGTTCCAGTGGTTCTAGTCAAGTACCCAAAAAAGAAGTCCTCCCCACAAATGGTGCAATATCAAAGAAAACAGAGAATCATGTTGTTTCCAATGTAATTCAGCCGATCCCAGCTGAAACCAGCGACGTTTTACAAATAAGAGAAGAGTTTGAGCTGGAAAATAATGTAAGATATCGTGAGAGACCCACAAGCGAACGCTATAGATCTTCCATATCGGCGGAACGGGAATCAAATTCCACGCCCACGCCGAGGATGCGGAAGAAGAAGTCCATCAAGGAAGTGCTAGAGTCCATAAGCAGGAATCAGAAGATTCTAAACGAAAGCGCGGCGAAGGGCACAAAGGTCTATTTAACACCAACCTATGCTGAGAACAATTACAACTATCCCAATGAGTTAAATAATGTTAATAATAGATCGTCCAAGGAAGTGACGTCCGCCAATATTTCAGTTAGCACAACGGATACCAATGAGCTACCATCCCAAAGTAACTTGttcataaacaaaataagCAAGTTTAAGGGCCAATTCAGGGAGTCATCTCCCACTTCGTCCAACTTGGATTGGAACCCACTACCGAAGCCAAGTCGAGCCCATAACTCAGCTAGTTCTAACTTCAACAACGGCTCGTGCTAA
- the LOC6528014 gene encoding mitochondrial basic amino acids transporter isoform X1, with the protein MQPIIFLHRVTNEKGPYRKSGSEIGDIQLKATSETLSPKMVVDFVAGLLGGAAGVLVGHPFDTVKVHLQTDDPRNPKYKGTFHCFRTILQKDSFRGLYRGISSPMGGIGLVNAIVFGVYGNVQRLSNDPNSLTSHFFAGSIAGVAQGFVCAPMELAKTRLQLSTQIDQGIKFTGPIHCLKYIVKTEGIRGAFKGLTATILRDIPGFASYFVSYEYLMRQVQTPSVAYTLMAGGCAGISSWLACYPIDVVKTHMQADAMGANAKYNGFIDCAIKGYRNEGPQYFFRGLNSTLIRAFPMNAACFFVVSWVLDFFNAKNGVDSVMHSDQPLRLVNLDNKSQADLETTAPTVEEVVRKIITDNVMSHQYVSTPQDAVHSHYTSSTINIPKESKARLASDCNLK; encoded by the exons ATGCAGccaataatatttttacatcGTGTTACCAATGAAAAG gGTCCATACCGGAAGAGCGGTTCAGAGATCGGCGACATACAACTGAAGGCCACCTCCGAAACCTTGTCTCCAAAAATGGTTGTGGATTTCGTAGCTGGACTTCTCGGAG GAGCTGCGGGCGTTCTTGTCGGTCATCCCTTCGATACCGTGAAGGTCCACCTGCAGACCGATGATCCTCGCAATCCCAAGTACAAAGGCACATTCCACTGCTTCCGAACGATATTGCAAAAAGACAGCTTTAGAGGATTGTACCGGGGTATCAGCAGTCCCATGGGAGGCATCGGATTGGTGAACGCCATCGTCTTCGGGGTCTACGGAAATGTGCAGCGATTGTCCAACGACCCCAATTCGCTGACGTCCCACTTCTTTGCTGGCTCAATCGCTGGCGTGGCCCAAGGATTCGTCTGTGCGCCCATGGAGTTGGCCAAAACGAGACTCCAATTGTCCACGCAGATTGACCAGGGCATCAAGTTCACTGGACCCATCCACTGCCTCAAGTACATAGTAAAAACCGAGGGTATCAGAGGTGCTTTCAAGGGATTAACAGCCACTATTCTAAGGGATATTCCAG GCTTCGCCAGCTACTTTGTGTCCTACGAGTACCTAATGCGTCAAGTGCAGACTCCCAGCGTCGCGTACACCCTTATGGCCGGAGGATGTGCGGGCATTTCGTCCTGGCTGGCGTGCTATCCCATCGACGTGGTGAAGACCCACATGCAGGCAGATGCCATGGGCGCGAATGCCAAGTACAATGGATTCATCGACTGCGCGATAAAGGGCTATAGAAACGAGGGACCGCAGTACTTCTTTCGCGGCCTAAACTCCACTTTGATCAGAGCTTTTCCGATGAACGCCGCCTGCTTCTTCGTGGTGTCCTGGGTCCTGGACTTCTTCAATGCCAAGAACGGTGTGGATTCAGTTATGCACTCCGACCAGCCACTGAGACTAGTGAACCTGGACAACAAGAGCCAAGCGGATTTGGAGACGACGGCGCCCACGGTTGAGGAAGTGGTGCGCAAAATAATCACGGACAATGTCATGTCCCATCAGTATGTGTCCACTCCTCAGGACGCCGTTCACAGCCACTACACGAGTAGCACAATAAACATTCCCAAGGAATCTAAGGCACGTTTAGCATCCgattgtaatttaaaataa
- the LOC6528014 gene encoding mitochondrial basic amino acids transporter isoform X2: MVVDFVAGLLGGAAGVLVGHPFDTVKVHLQTDDPRNPKYKGTFHCFRTILQKDSFRGLYRGISSPMGGIGLVNAIVFGVYGNVQRLSNDPNSLTSHFFAGSIAGVAQGFVCAPMELAKTRLQLSTQIDQGIKFTGPIHCLKYIVKTEGIRGAFKGLTATILRDIPGFASYFVSYEYLMRQVQTPSVAYTLMAGGCAGISSWLACYPIDVVKTHMQADAMGANAKYNGFIDCAIKGYRNEGPQYFFRGLNSTLIRAFPMNAACFFVVSWVLDFFNAKNGVDSVMHSDQPLRLVNLDNKSQADLETTAPTVEEVVRKIITDNVMSHQYVSTPQDAVHSHYTSSTINIPKESKARLASDCNLK, from the exons ATGGTTGTGGATTTCGTAGCTGGACTTCTCGGAG GAGCTGCGGGCGTTCTTGTCGGTCATCCCTTCGATACCGTGAAGGTCCACCTGCAGACCGATGATCCTCGCAATCCCAAGTACAAAGGCACATTCCACTGCTTCCGAACGATATTGCAAAAAGACAGCTTTAGAGGATTGTACCGGGGTATCAGCAGTCCCATGGGAGGCATCGGATTGGTGAACGCCATCGTCTTCGGGGTCTACGGAAATGTGCAGCGATTGTCCAACGACCCCAATTCGCTGACGTCCCACTTCTTTGCTGGCTCAATCGCTGGCGTGGCCCAAGGATTCGTCTGTGCGCCCATGGAGTTGGCCAAAACGAGACTCCAATTGTCCACGCAGATTGACCAGGGCATCAAGTTCACTGGACCCATCCACTGCCTCAAGTACATAGTAAAAACCGAGGGTATCAGAGGTGCTTTCAAGGGATTAACAGCCACTATTCTAAGGGATATTCCAG GCTTCGCCAGCTACTTTGTGTCCTACGAGTACCTAATGCGTCAAGTGCAGACTCCCAGCGTCGCGTACACCCTTATGGCCGGAGGATGTGCGGGCATTTCGTCCTGGCTGGCGTGCTATCCCATCGACGTGGTGAAGACCCACATGCAGGCAGATGCCATGGGCGCGAATGCCAAGTACAATGGATTCATCGACTGCGCGATAAAGGGCTATAGAAACGAGGGACCGCAGTACTTCTTTCGCGGCCTAAACTCCACTTTGATCAGAGCTTTTCCGATGAACGCCGCCTGCTTCTTCGTGGTGTCCTGGGTCCTGGACTTCTTCAATGCCAAGAACGGTGTGGATTCAGTTATGCACTCCGACCAGCCACTGAGACTAGTGAACCTGGACAACAAGAGCCAAGCGGATTTGGAGACGACGGCGCCCACGGTTGAGGAAGTGGTGCGCAAAATAATCACGGACAATGTCATGTCCCATCAGTATGTGTCCACTCCTCAGGACGCCGTTCACAGCCACTACACGAGTAGCACAATAAACATTCCCAAGGAATCTAAGGCACGTTTAGCATCCgattgtaatttaaaataa
- the LOC6528015 gene encoding ribonucleoside-diphosphate reductase large subunit: MLKNKSMKTSKLYVIKRDGRQEEVHFDKITSRIQKLCYNLNMDFVDPVTITLQVINGLYCGVTTQELDNLAAEIAAGLTCNHPDYAILAARIAVSNLHKETKKVFSDVFEDLYEHVNKETNQKVPLVSEFHYNVVKKNATRLNSSIIYDRDFGYNYFGFKTLERSYLLKRNGKIAERPQHMLMRVAIGIHGEDIDAAVETYNLLSERYFTHASPTLFAAATNRPQLSSCFLLTMTADSIEGIFKSVEQCAMISKSAGGIGLNVHCIRAKGTSICGTNGTSNGLVPMLRVFNNVARYVDQGGGKRPGAFAIYLEPWHSDVFEFLELKKNTGKEENRARDLFYALWIPDLFMKRVEANGDWSLMCPHKCPGLQDVWGDEFEKLYEKYEQEGRANRTVKAQSLWFAIIEAQVETGNPYMLFKDACNRKSNQQNVGTIKCSNLCTEIVEYSAPDEIAVCNLASIALNMFVTPEKTYDFKKLKEVTKIVTKNLNKIIDINYYPLPEAKKSNLRHRPVGIGVQGFADALILMRFPYESEEAGLLNQQIFETIYYGALEASCELAQAEGPYETYEGSPVSKGILQYDMWDKVPTNLWDWQKLKESIKQHGVRNSLLVAPMPTASTAQIMGNNESFEPYTTNIYTRRVLSGEFQVVNHHLLRDLTELDLWDDDMKNQIISSRGSIQNIEAIPQKVRDLYKTVWEISVKSTIKMAADRGAFIDQSQSFNIHVAEPNYGKLTSIHFYSWKAGLKTGMYYLRTKPAANAIQFTVNKKQGAVSINGQNGASEGSPQKFEEDRERKMADMVCSLENKDACMSCGS, translated from the exons ATGTTGAAGAATAAGTCCATGAAAACCTCGAAGTTATATGTTATTAAGAGAG ATGGCAGGCAGGAGGAGGTGCACTTCGATAAAATAACCTCAAGAATCCAGAAGCTTTGCTACAACCTGAACATGGATTTTGTTGATCCT GTCACTATCACCCTGCAAGTCATCAATGGTCTGTACTGCGGCGTGACCACCCAGGAACTGGACAACCTGGCTGCTGAAATCGCAGCTGGATTGACATGCAATCACCCGGACTATGCCATCCTAGCTGCTCGCATTGCAGTGTCCAATTTGCACAAGGAAACCAAGAAGGTTTTTTCCG ATGTCTTCGAGGATCTGTATGAACATGTGAACAAGGAAACGAATCAAAAAGTGCCCTTGGTTTCGGAGTTCCACTACAATGTGGTTAAGAAGAACGCCACTCGGTTGAACTCTTCCATAATCTATGATCGTGACTTTGGCTATAACTATTTTGGCTTTAAGACCCTGGAGCGCTCCTATCTGCTCAAGAGAAACGGAAAGATCGCCGAGCGACCACAGCACATGCTGATGCGCGTGGCGATCGGAATCCATGGAGAGGACATTGATGCGGCCGTGGAAACCTACAATCTCCTCTCGGAGCGCTACTTCACGCATGCATCGCCCACGCTGTTTGCCGCTGCCACAAACCGTCCGCAGCTGTCGTCGTGTTTCCTGCTGACCATGACTGCCGACTCCATCGAGGGCATATTCAAGTCTGTGGAGCAGTGCGCTATGATCTCCAAGTCTGCTGGTGGCATCGGCCTCAACGTGCATTGCATTCGTGCAAAGGGCACCTCCATTTGTGGCACAAACGGAACGTCCAATGGGTTGGTTCCCATGCTGAGGGTCTTCAACAATGTGGCGCGTTATGTGGATCAGGGAGGCGGCAAGCGTCCCGGTGCCTTTGCCATTTACCTGGAACCTTGGCACTCGGATGTCTTTGAGTTCCTGGAACTGAAGAAAAACACTGGCAAGGAAGAGAATCGCGCCCGCGATCTCTTTTACGCCCTGTGGATACCCGATCTCTTCATGAAACGCGTGGAGGCCAATGGCGATTGGTCGCTCATGTGCCCCCACAAATGCCCTGGCCTCCAAGATGTGTGGGGCGATGAATTCGAAAAGCTGTATGAGAAATACGAGCAGGAGGGTCGTGCCAACCGAACGGTTAAGGCTCAATCCCTGTGGTTTGCCATCATTGAGGCGCAAGTGGAAACTGGAAATCCGTACATGCTCTTCAAGGACGCGTGCAACAGGAAGAGCAATCAGCAGAATGTTGGCACCATCAAGTGCAGCAACTTGTGCACGGAAATCGTTGAATACTCCGCGCCGGATGAGATAGCAGTCTGCAACCTTGCATCCATCGCCCTCAACATGTTTGTCACACCGGAGAAGACGTATGATTTCAAGAAGCTAAAGGAAGTCACCAAGATAGTTACAAAAAATCTTAACAAGATTATTGATATCAACTATTATCCCCTGCCAGAGGCAAAGAAGTCCAATTTGAGGCACCGTCCCGTTGGCATTGGTGTTCAGGGATTCGCTGACGCGCTGATCCTCATGCGATTCCCATATGAGAGTGAAGAAGCCGGTCTGTTGAATCAGCAGATTTTCGAAACCATTTACTATGGCGCCTTGGAAGCCAGCTGTGAACTGGCCCAGGCTGAGGGTCCATACGAAACCTACGAGGGCAGCCCGGTGAGCAAGGGAATTTTGCAGTACGACATGTGGGACAAGGTCCCAACGAACCTCTGGGACTGGCAGAAACTGAAGGAGTCCATCAAGCAGCACGGCGTCCGGAACTCCCTGCTGGTTGCTCCGATGCCCACTGCTTCCACAGCTCAGATTATGGGCAACAATGAATCCTTCGAGCCCTATACCACGAACATATACACCAGGCGAGTTCTGTCCGGCGAATTTCAGGTGGTCAACCATCATTTGCTGCGCGACCTAACCGAGCTGGACTTGTGGGACGACGACATGAAGAACCAGATCATATCCAGCCGGGGCTCAATCCAAAACATCGAGGCCATCCCCCAGAAGGTTCGCGATCTCTACAAGACGGTGTGGGAAATCTCAGTCAAGTCCACGATTAAAATGGCCGCCGATCGTGGTGCCTTCATAGATCAGAGTCAGTCATTCAACATTCATGTGGCAGAGCCAAACTACGGAAAACTGACCTCCATACACTTCTACTCCTGGAAAGCTGGTCTCAAAACCGGAATGTACTATCTGCGCACAAAGCCAGCTGCGAATGCCATTCAGTTCACCGTGAACAAGAAGCAGGGTGCAGTGAGCATAAATGGTCAGAATGGCGCCTCCGAAGGAAGTCCCCAGAAATTCGAAGAGGACAGAGAACGGAAAATGGCCGACATGGTTTGTTCGCTCGAAAACAAGGACGCCTGCATGTCCTGCGGCTCTTAA
- the LOC6528016 gene encoding schwannomin-interacting protein 1 homolog, producing the protein MPSSRMDIYITKGITNPNYPGFQKFAHTLSDDYIEYSDMECNESDLTDSDREDDPNTFPTKVVKESDSEIFKKVQDVILSNCENGNTCISEEIVNRSENIPDIVNENYSATSENSKRALQKPDLIYNLSQNYTTNPEFSPWSCTINSKYEGQLQGQSPIDIVGDFGGEVEREFELLLTGYKNKKSEDESKGSNLNKICDAELSNGTEALKQTASTRLSGNSTRKNKKKNTPYGHQIVKTKHPKPSHDERQLPPDTFDYKTYSQRKYICDAEQYSSVPEKNKNDSPNITQGEIPSLSNLTIGQSGSQQNLDEDNNKVASRKYLNQSRWSQYLEEPIKYSKDPCSTMVLEQFDAYKIANDMDVETLQNHFKKVKQIEKKRRFNRDEIRKRLAIGDKDSLNNDMKKEEFLTGSDNESYSSDSETCPKLSSGVLRKQSEFCETKRNKEFENDKIFQKNQINQDKTMNHVNGNTIGATDFPSDENLFFFANQSKLQIEVRIALAQSKEIAQMKVKARKHGVTPIVDVIRSMLRDVGIQMNSNHRWISRQLLTGIQVPTLQLLVNNLQEYIENLNVTLLESLKERDDLNSDQDDILHDLEKINNFFVFQQQSGQHVNKIVRHGHLD; encoded by the exons ATGCCCAGCTCAAGAATGGATATCTATATAACAAAGGGCATTACCAACCCCAACTACCCTGGATTTCAGAAATTTGCGCATACCCTTTCCGATGACTACATAGAGTACTCCGACATGGAATGCAATGAGAGCGATCTCACCGATAGCGACAGGGAAGATGACCCAAACACGTTTCCAACTAAGGTTGTCAAGGAATCGGACtcagaaatatttaagaaagtcCAAGATGTGATTTTGAGTAACTGCGAAAATGGAAACACATGTATATCAGAGGAAATTGTAAACAGATCAGAAAATATTCCGGATATTGTAAATGAGAACTATAGTGCGACGTCGGAAAACTCCAAACGAGCTTTGCAAAAGCCAGACCTCATCTATAATCTAAGCCAGAATTATACGACCAATCCCGAGTTCTCCCCCTGGTCATGTACAATTAATTCGAAATACGAGGGACAGTTGCAGGGACAAAGCCCTATCGATATTGTAGGGGATTTCGGTGGAGAGGTGGAGCGGGAGTTCGAGCTACTTCTCACTggatataaaaacaagaagagCGAAGATGAGTCAAAGggatcaaatttaaataag ATTTGCGATGCAGAACTATCCAATGGAACGGAGGCTTTGAAGCAAACAGCCTCGACGCGACTGTCTGGAAACAGTACtcggaaaaataaaaagaagaacaCTCCATACGGACACCAGATCGTTAAAACGAAGCATCCAAAACCGTCACATGACGAGCGCCAGTTGCCACCGGACACGTTCGACTACAAAACGTATAGCCaacgaaaatatatttgtgaTGCTGAACAGTACTCGTCCGTTCcggaaaagaacaaaaatgaTAGTCCGAACATAACTCAGGGTGAGATACCCAGTTTAAGCAACTTGACAATCGGTCAAAGTGGGAGCCAGCAGAATCTTGACGAGGACAATAATAAGGTGGCAAGTCGGAAGTACTTAAATCAATCGCGCTGGTCTCAATACTTGGAGGAACCCATAAAGTACTCCAAAGATCCATGCTCTACCATGGTGTTAG aACAATTCGATGCGTACAAGATTGCAAACGATATGGATGTGGAAACATTGCAAAACCATTTTAAAAAGGTTAAGCAGATAGAGAAAAAG CGGCGATTCAATCGAGATGAAATACGGAAGAGATTGGCGATCGGGGATAAAGATTCTTTAAATAATG ataTGAAAAAGGAGGAATTTCTAACCGGATCCGATAATGAAAGTTATAGTTCCGACTCTGAAACGTGTCCAAAGTTATCGAGTGGTGTACTTCGCAAGCAATCCGAATTCTGCGAAACAAAACGCAATAAGGAATTTGAAAACGATAAAATCTTTCAAAAGAACCAAATCAACCAAGATAAAACCATGAATCATGTGAATGGTAACACCATTGGTGCAACAGATTTTCCTTCAGACGAAAACTTGTTCTTCTTTGCGAATCAATCAAAACTTCAAATAGAGGTTAGGATAGCCCTAGCTCAATCAAAGGAAATAGCTCAGATGAAAGTAAAG GCAAGGAAACATGGCGTAACTCCCATTGTAGACGTCATTCGATCCATGCTGCGTGATGTTGGCATCCAAATGAATTCCAACCATCGATGGATCTCGAGGCAGCTGCTCACTGGAATTCAAGTTCCAACTCTCCAGCTATTGGTCAACAATCTGCAGGAGTATATTGAAAACTTGAACGTCACACTGCTAGAGAGCCTGAAGGAGCGAGACGATCTAAATTCGGACCAAGATGATATTCTACACGATctcgaaaaaataaataacttttt TGTGTTCCAACAGCAATCTGGACAGCATGTCAATAAAATAGTTAGACACGGCCATTTAGATTAA